One Nematostella vectensis chromosome 10, jaNemVect1.1, whole genome shotgun sequence genomic window carries:
- the LOC5510623 gene encoding transcription factor AP-4, whose product MSAHTRNTGKRKSLDDSFGDESLSDFEYRSVSPESDRDREKRLRREIANSNERRRMQSINSGFQALRMLIPNTEGEKLSKAAILQQTSEYIFTLEQDKTKLLQQNTTLKRILSQCEREGSIKGEGIIPRKRNRAGSGPDSSDLEARGSNDKERHQRDENSNSIYEDDYVEEIQKELIELRCQLEKERRLRISLEAQKQKLEFDLNDIKLKTEINSSKTHASGHQSLDTIVQAIRHLEGKETECDETPMKYKSEMLGSSSEFASRRLIV is encoded by the exons ATGTCCGCACACACTCGAAACACAGGCAAACGAAAATCTCTGGACGATAGCTTTGGAGACGAGTCTTTGAGTGATTTTGAGTACAG GAGCGTCAGCCCTGAATCTGATCGTGATCGTGAAAAACGTCTGAGGCGGGAAATTGCAAACTCGAACGAGCGACGAAGAATGCAAAGTATAAATTCTGGTTTCCAAGCGCTTCGAATGCTAATCCCGAATACAGAAGGCGAGAAACTTAGTaag GCCGCTATTTTGCAGCAAACATCGGAATACATTTTTACACTAGAGCAAGATAAGACCAAGCTGTTACAACAAAATACCACGTTGAAGCGTATTTTAAGTCAATGCGAGCGAGAGGGGTCGATAAAAGGCGAAGGAATTATCCCAAGGAAACGAAATCGCGCCGGCTCCGGGCCGGACAGTTCTGATTTAGAAGCACGTGGTTCGAACGACAAGGAAAGACATCAGAGAGACGAAAACTCGAACTCAATTTACGAAGATGATTACGTCGAAGAGATACAAAAAGAACTTATTGAATTGCGGTGTCAACTGGAGAAGGAACGGCGCCTTCGGATATCTTTGGAAGCACAGAAGCAGAAGTTAGAATTTGACCTCAATGATATCAAGCTGAAAACAGAAATTAACTCGAGCAAAACACACGCTAGCGGTCATCAAAGCCTGGATACGATTGTACAGGCGATTCGGCACTTGGAAGGCAAAGAAACTGAATGCGATGAAACGCCAATGAAATACAAATCTGAAATGCTTGGAAGCAGCTCAGAGTTTGCATCTAGACGGCTGATAGTTTAG